From Mya arenaria isolate MELC-2E11 chromosome 12, ASM2691426v1, the proteins below share one genomic window:
- the LOC128211496 gene encoding proprotein convertase subtilisin/kexin type 4-like produces MRFLWSRRCTRIKGGRFTNCEGQRKHMKFPMIDSAIFSRALAYRRDAIHIFSNSWAATIPFKKLNFYEEDVLTEGVREGRQRLGTLYVFPAGQPGSGFANHIGSITVACLAVNGTVDDRSAVNAAALVSVFCNGRKRNDQRMITVGHNDKRCDTTFGGESAATAIVSGMIALLLEANPRLSVRDVKHILIDSSSHLWLEASPEFVPNTAGKYYHPRLGFGLPDSSKMVLLGRRWNQLAPLCKSTLIFSKDSYHLKDLHWYLRVLYDNTFCDPAPCIEKMEEVSFEIEFVYSEQHHMKLWAKSPSGTKSTLAEIKPVANGDKEKRVNTTFRSNHFWGENSVGRWHIYIGCNLPMSHPFPAYGCHVTKARLTIHGTVEKANAQQHCNADTFPDDDRNKLPSVATDGKHVENKNIITKNFVTNNINNVINNYNSYPGLWIILGIGITIVVLFLYAWGVRKRLWQHISQNDSGLIFSPPHNQF; encoded by the exons ATGCGTTTTTTGTGGAGTCGGCGTTGCACACGAATCAAAGGTGGCAG ATTTACAAATTGCGAAGGTCAAAGAAAACATATGAAGTTTCCAATGATAGATTCTGCCATTTTTTCAAGAGCTTTAGCATATAGACGTGACGCGATCCATATATTTTCTAATAGTTGGGCTGCAACAATACCGTTTAAGAAATTAAACTTCTATGAAGAAGACGTTTTGACCGAAGGAGTTAGAGAA GGTCGGCAAAGACTCGGGACATTGTACGTATTTCCTGCTGGTCAACCTGGATCTGGATTTGCAAATCACATTGGGAGCATAACCGTCGCCTGTTTAGCTGTCAATGGTACCGTTGATGATAGAAGCGCGGTCAATGCTGCAGCACTCGTGTCTGTGTTTTGCAACGGAAGAAAAAGAAACGACCAAAGAATG ATAACAGTTGGACACAACGACAAAAGGTGTGACACAACTTTCGGCGGTGAATCTGCTGCAACTGCAATTGTTTCTGGAATGATTGCTCTTTTGTTAGAGGCAAA CCCTCGCTTATCTGTCAGAGACGTGAAACATATCTTAATTGATTCCAGTAGCCATCTTTGGTTAGAAGCATCACCTGAATTCGTGCCAAACACAGCTGGAAAATATT atCATCCGAGGTTGGGATTCGGGCTGCCTGACAGTTCAAAGATGGTATTACTGGGAAGGCGCTGGAATCAGTTAGCACCGTTGTGCAAATCAACACTTATATTTTCGAAAGATTCATA TCACCTCAAAGATTTACACTGGTACCTTCGAGTATTGTACGACAATACTTTCTGCGACCCGGCACCTTGCATAGAAAAGATGGAAGAAGTTAGCTTTGAAATTGAATTCGTTTATTCAGAACAACATCACATGAAACTGTGGGCTAAATCGCCTAGTGGGACTAAATCAACTTTAGCAGAAATTAAACCTGTTGCAAATGGGGATAAAGAAAAACGTGTTAACACTACATTTCGGTCCAACCACTTCTGGGGAGAAAACAGTGTAGGGCGCTGGCATATTTACATTGGTTGCAACTTGCCAATGTCCCATCCTTTTCCAG CATATGGATGTCATGTCACTAAAGCACGTTTAACAATACATGGTACGGTGGAGAAAGCTAATGCACAGCAGCATTGCAATGCGGACACATTTCCAGATGACGACAGAAATAAACTTCCTTCAGTCGCCACGGATGGaaaacatgttgaaaacaaaaacattatcacaaagaattttgtaacaaataatataaataacgttataaataattacaactCTTATCCAGGGCTATGGATTATACTAGGAATCGGTATTACCATTGTCGTGCTCTTTCTGTATGCATGGGGAGTTCGAAAACGACTTTGGCAACATATATCGCAAAATGACTCTGGGCTGATTTTTAGTCCTCCCCACAACCAATTTTAA